A region from the Lytechinus variegatus isolate NC3 chromosome 6, Lvar_3.0, whole genome shotgun sequence genome encodes:
- the LOC121417599 gene encoding uncharacterized protein LOC121417599, translating to MNQSTRPMGPPNRLRPPRTCYICKRPGHLANDCRFRSTPVHASFLQETGNDVEELADDETGNISGVRCPSDPDPEWKPDYSPSEKEQPSTDGILDQAQAVQTRAQKARTDKPAQPLRVPPPITDVVSNSLIHPLVVASS from the exons ATGAACCAGTCAACCCGCCCTATGGGACCACCGAATCGTCTGCGTCCTCCTAGGACCTGTTACATCTGTAAGAGACCAGGTCATCTTGCTAATGACTGCCGTTTCCGTTCAACACCAGTTCATGCGTCCTTTCTTCAAGAAACTGGAAACGATGTTGAAGAGTTAGCTGATGATGAAACAG GAAACATATCAGGTGTCCGCTGTCCATCAGACCCAGACCCAGAGTGGAAGCCAGACTACTCACCATCAGAGAAAGAGCAACCAAGCACTGATGGAATACTCGACCAGGCTCAAGCTGTTCAGACCCGAGCACAGAAAGCAAGAACTGACAAACCAGCTCAACCTTTGAGAGTACCTCCTCCCATCACCGATGTTGTGAGCAACAGTCTGATTCATCCCTTAGTCGTTGCTTCCAGCTAG